One Glaciihabitans arcticus DNA window includes the following coding sequences:
- a CDS encoding dihydrofolate reductase family protein — protein sequence MGRILFDTATTINGWIADTDNSLAWLFTVDGGDHPDDGLFPSGATVMVEGSTTYEWVLAESEILNHPEKWTEFHGDKPVFVFTTRELPVPEGADIRFLRGSVADALPAIRAAAGDGDIWVVGGGDLAGQFLDAGALDRIALSVAPVALDGGAPLLPRRVESDRLTLVSADKVGQFARLVYDVVPVR from the coding sequence ATGGGACGCATACTCTTCGACACCGCGACCACGATCAACGGGTGGATCGCCGACACCGACAACTCTCTCGCCTGGCTGTTCACCGTCGATGGGGGAGACCATCCGGACGATGGTCTCTTTCCGAGCGGGGCGACGGTGATGGTCGAGGGCTCCACCACCTACGAGTGGGTGCTGGCCGAGTCCGAGATCCTGAACCACCCCGAGAAGTGGACTGAGTTCCACGGCGACAAGCCGGTGTTCGTCTTCACCACTCGCGAACTGCCGGTGCCTGAGGGCGCTGACATTCGTTTTCTTCGTGGCTCGGTCGCCGATGCGTTGCCCGCCATTCGTGCGGCGGCCGGCGACGGCGACATCTGGGTTGTCGGGGGTGGCGACCTGGCGGGCCAGTTCCTCGACGCCGGCGCGCTCGACCGCATCGCGCTCTCGGTCGCGCCCGTGGCGCTCGACGGCGGGGCGCCGCTGTTGCCGCGGCGGGTGGAGTCCGATCGGCTGACTCTTGTCTCCGCCGACAAGGTCGGACAGTTCGCGCGGCTCGTGTACGACGTGGTGCCGGTTCGCTAG
- a CDS encoding helix-turn-helix domain-containing protein, protein MAVRILIDQLLVERRMSVGDFATAIGITPANVAVLKNGRARAIRFSTLDAICRVLECQPGDILRWDDD, encoded by the coding sequence GTGGCCGTGCGCATCCTCATCGACCAGCTTCTCGTCGAGCGGCGGATGTCGGTCGGCGATTTCGCGACCGCCATCGGCATCACGCCCGCCAACGTGGCCGTGCTCAAGAACGGTCGGGCGCGCGCCATCCGCTTCTCCACCCTCGACGCGATCTGTCGCGTGCTCGAGTGCCAGCCGGGCGACATCCTGCGCTGGGATGACGACTAG
- a CDS encoding DUF2975 domain-containing protein: MDLLQYRPSPVTAVLTWIALGALAIGVILAEVVVVTTAQSMAQLYPEFAHLEAPLVAAALVFGFCVEAVLLITALLVSSIDRGRIFDRSALRLVNALAISLILATLTIVVVIPLLPGPPALVLAALGGIIAGAAVTLVVLVLRSLLRQAAFMRLELDEVV; encoded by the coding sequence ATGGACCTCCTCCAGTATCGCCCCTCCCCCGTCACCGCCGTGCTGACCTGGATCGCACTCGGCGCCCTGGCAATCGGTGTCATCCTCGCTGAGGTCGTCGTGGTAACCACGGCGCAGTCCATGGCCCAGCTGTACCCCGAGTTCGCTCACCTCGAAGCGCCGCTCGTCGCCGCCGCGCTCGTGTTCGGCTTCTGCGTCGAAGCCGTGCTGCTCATCACTGCACTCCTGGTCTCGTCCATTGACCGCGGCCGCATCTTCGACCGGTCGGCGCTGCGACTCGTCAACGCGCTCGCGATCTCGCTCATCCTCGCGACGCTCACGATCGTCGTGGTGATTCCCCTGCTGCCCGGGCCACCCGCTCTCGTACTCGCTGCGCTCGGCGGCATCATCGCCGGAGCTGCCGTCACGCTCGTCGTCCTCGTGCTGCGCTCCCTGCTGCGCCAGGCGGCATTCATGCGACTCGAGCTCGACGAGGTCGTCTAG
- a CDS encoding heme-degrading domain-containing protein, translating into MSSEVADLIARIEEQQERLQFITFTHDDAWRLGSLIVGLGQERSLGITIDITKGDQQVFHAAMPGTTADNDDWIARKIRTVRRYAASSFLVGRRHVLAGTNFNEVTGLPLSLYAAHGGSFPIVIRDAGLVGTVTVSGLPQADDHALVVEALETFLGL; encoded by the coding sequence ATGTCAAGTGAAGTCGCAGACCTGATCGCCCGTATCGAGGAGCAGCAGGAGCGCCTGCAGTTCATCACGTTCACGCACGATGACGCCTGGCGGCTCGGCAGCCTGATCGTCGGGCTCGGGCAGGAGCGTTCGCTCGGCATCACCATCGACATCACCAAGGGCGACCAGCAGGTGTTCCATGCGGCAATGCCCGGAACCACGGCAGACAACGACGACTGGATCGCTCGCAAGATCCGCACCGTGAGGCGCTACGCCGCCAGCTCGTTCCTCGTGGGACGTCGCCACGTGCTCGCCGGCACGAATTTCAATGAGGTCACCGGACTGCCGCTGTCGCTGTACGCCGCGCACGGCGGCTCTTTTCCCATCGTGATTCGTGATGCCGGTCTCGTCGGAACAGTCACCGTGTCCGGTCTGCCGCAAGCCGACGATCACGCGCTGGTGGTTGAGGCGTTGGAGACGTTCCTCGGGCTATAG
- a CDS encoding NUDIX hydrolase → MTSRILLFDRDDRVLLFLTKAPDTSGSARWLTPGGGVDPGEDHLAGAIRELYEETGLENVPLGEPVWAHDFVVKWDDADHATGHAEFYTAVVDAFEPSSAHWTPEEHVDVLESRWWTLSELLSTTDPYEPAELIDLVRRQLPSC, encoded by the coding sequence TTGACATCACGCATTCTGCTGTTCGACCGCGACGATCGTGTGCTGCTTTTTCTGACAAAAGCTCCGGATACCAGTGGCAGCGCGCGCTGGCTCACGCCCGGCGGGGGAGTGGATCCCGGAGAGGACCACCTCGCCGGCGCGATCCGCGAGCTGTACGAGGAGACCGGGCTCGAGAACGTGCCGCTGGGGGAGCCGGTCTGGGCGCACGATTTTGTCGTGAAGTGGGATGACGCCGACCATGCCACGGGTCATGCGGAGTTCTACACGGCCGTCGTCGATGCGTTCGAACCGTCGAGCGCGCACTGGACACCCGAGGAGCACGTCGATGTGCTCGAGAGTCGTTGGTGGACGCTCAGTGAGCTGCTGAGCACCACCGATCCCTACGAGCCCGCCGAACTGATCGACCTGGTGCGGCGCCAGCTTCCGTCCTGTTGA
- a CDS encoding alpha/beta hydrolase family protein, protein MKAIELPLLVSVSAPSLDPTGTTVVFSTTRPDLGADATVGQLWVASTDGSALPRRLTRGFRDTAPAFSPDGALIAFLRASSGGAAQLHLVAATGGEPLRLTDRALGVSAFRWSRDGTALAFTSRDPQHGRYGTVDGLDAGAESPRRITTLRYKSNGTGYTRDRRVQLFVLDVPPIDGEPDYPAAPSVLGAAAPSVTSAVQLTSADADVGSFDWRGNDLIYVSALHDERDVDLRSQLWQVPRSGGAARQLSDPGSPLSFGAVAVTADDTIFVTAQNMGASGRDFVGRSAGVYSLDGSRAALLSPVDEDFGEAGTTLTPHGEASVIAARRTRGRAQLHEISATGSRALTTGDVLVSGEDSSGGTIAVSFATPQSSGEIAVLAGDDLRMLTDFGAAAREAGILPSRELEIEAADGSLVHGWVTAPAGEGPHPVLLMIHGGPFSSYGVGLFDETQVYADAGYAVVYCNPRGAAGYGEAHGRATLKRMGTLDYTDVIDFLDGAIAAEPSLDGKRVGILGGSYGGYLTAWTIAHDDRFAAAIVERGFLDPEVFPGTSDIGDFFGQEYLGTDPEAIRAQSPQAVAHLVTTPTFVIHSSDDLRCPLGQAERYYATLKGRGVESELLIFPGENHELTRSGRPRHRVERFDAILEWWSRYLPVERG, encoded by the coding sequence GTGAAAGCGATCGAACTGCCCCTGCTGGTCTCGGTCTCGGCACCGAGCCTCGATCCCACCGGCACAACGGTCGTCTTCTCGACCACGCGTCCCGACCTCGGGGCCGACGCCACGGTCGGCCAGCTCTGGGTCGCCTCGACAGATGGCTCGGCCCTGCCACGACGCTTGACCCGCGGCTTCCGCGATACGGCGCCCGCCTTCTCGCCCGATGGTGCGCTTATCGCCTTCCTGCGAGCGTCGTCTGGCGGCGCCGCCCAGCTGCACCTCGTGGCAGCGACCGGGGGAGAACCCCTGCGCCTCACCGACCGCGCCCTCGGTGTCTCCGCCTTCCGCTGGTCTCGGGATGGCACTGCCCTCGCCTTCACCAGTCGTGACCCGCAGCACGGGCGCTACGGCACGGTCGACGGTCTCGACGCGGGAGCCGAGTCGCCGCGGCGCATCACCACCCTGCGCTACAAGTCCAACGGCACGGGCTACACCCGGGATCGCCGCGTACAGCTCTTTGTGCTCGACGTGCCCCCGATCGACGGCGAGCCCGACTACCCGGCCGCGCCGAGCGTGCTCGGGGCCGCTGCGCCTTCCGTGACGTCCGCCGTCCAACTGACGTCCGCCGACGCGGACGTCGGATCCTTCGACTGGCGGGGTAACGACCTCATCTATGTGAGCGCCCTGCACGACGAGCGCGACGTCGACCTGCGGTCGCAGCTCTGGCAGGTGCCGAGGTCCGGGGGAGCGGCACGCCAGCTCAGCGATCCCGGCTCGCCCCTTTCGTTCGGCGCCGTCGCGGTCACCGCTGACGACACGATCTTCGTCACCGCGCAGAACATGGGCGCATCCGGTCGCGACTTCGTGGGCCGGAGCGCCGGGGTCTACTCTCTCGACGGGTCAAGGGCGGCGTTGCTCAGCCCGGTCGACGAGGATTTCGGCGAGGCTGGCACCACGCTCACCCCGCACGGCGAAGCGAGCGTTATCGCCGCACGCCGCACCCGGGGACGCGCTCAGCTGCACGAGATCTCGGCCACGGGCTCGCGAGCGCTCACCACGGGCGACGTGCTCGTCTCTGGCGAGGACTCGAGCGGCGGCACCATCGCCGTGAGCTTCGCGACGCCGCAGTCCAGCGGTGAGATCGCCGTGCTCGCGGGCGATGACCTGCGCATGCTGACCGACTTCGGCGCCGCGGCGCGCGAGGCGGGAATCCTGCCGTCCCGGGAACTCGAGATCGAGGCCGCAGACGGATCACTCGTACACGGCTGGGTCACGGCGCCGGCGGGCGAGGGGCCGCATCCCGTGCTGCTCATGATTCACGGCGGGCCGTTCTCGTCGTACGGAGTGGGACTGTTCGACGAGACCCAGGTCTATGCTGACGCCGGTTACGCGGTCGTCTACTGCAACCCGCGTGGAGCCGCCGGCTACGGCGAGGCGCACGGCCGGGCCACGCTGAAGCGCATGGGCACCCTCGACTACACCGACGTGATCGACTTCCTCGATGGGGCGATCGCGGCAGAACCCAGCCTCGACGGAAAGCGCGTCGGAATTCTGGGCGGCTCTTACGGCGGCTACCTGACCGCGTGGACCATCGCGCACGACGACCGGTTCGCGGCGGCGATCGTCGAGCGCGGCTTCCTCGATCCCGAGGTGTTTCCCGGAACGAGCGACATCGGCGACTTTTTCGGCCAGGAGTACCTCGGCACCGACCCCGAGGCGATCCGCGCGCAGAGCCCCCAGGCCGTCGCGCACCTCGTCACGACCCCGACCTTTGTCATCCATTCGAGTGATGACCTGCGCTGCCCGCTCGGGCAGGCTGAGAGGTACTACGCAACGCTCAAGGGGCGAGGCGTGGAATCCGAACTGCTCATCTTCCCGGGGGAGAACCATGAACTCACGCGCAGCGGTCGCCCGCGCCACCGCGTCGAGCGCTTCGACGCGATCCTCGAGTGGTGGTCGCGCTACCTGCCCGTCGAGCGCGGCTAG
- a CDS encoding SDR family oxidoreductase, which produces MSTPIETGSLSGIRALVTGSSRGIGADTVRYLAAAGARVVVNFRNKEARALKLVAEIEAEGGEAIAVGADLTDPSSVTTLFDAVEKQYGGLDILVLNASGGMESGMAADYAMTLNRDAQVNVLTAALPLLAPGSRVVFVTSHQAHFIKTVETMPEYVPVALSKRAGEDALRALIPELTEKGIGFVVVSGDMIEGTITATLLERANPGAIGARKEAAGRLYNVGEFAAEVTLAAVEPVPENNTRYVGDVTDFLGSK; this is translated from the coding sequence GTGAGCACCCCCATCGAGACCGGATCCCTCTCCGGCATACGCGCCCTTGTCACTGGTTCTTCGAGGGGCATCGGTGCCGACACCGTGCGCTACCTCGCCGCCGCCGGAGCCCGGGTCGTGGTGAACTTCCGCAACAAGGAGGCGCGCGCGCTCAAGCTCGTCGCAGAGATCGAGGCCGAGGGCGGCGAGGCCATCGCGGTCGGCGCAGACCTCACGGATCCGTCATCCGTCACCACCCTCTTCGACGCGGTCGAGAAGCAGTACGGCGGCCTCGACATTCTCGTGCTGAACGCCTCGGGCGGCATGGAGAGCGGCATGGCGGCCGACTACGCCATGACCCTCAACCGCGACGCCCAGGTCAACGTGCTGACTGCGGCGCTGCCGCTTCTCGCCCCCGGTTCACGCGTGGTATTCGTGACGAGCCACCAGGCGCACTTCATCAAGACCGTCGAGACCATGCCCGAGTACGTGCCGGTCGCCCTGAGCAAGCGTGCGGGTGAGGATGCCCTGCGCGCCCTTATCCCCGAACTCACCGAGAAGGGCATCGGCTTCGTCGTCGTCTCCGGCGACATGATCGAGGGAACCATCACGGCAACCCTGCTCGAGCGCGCCAACCCGGGAGCCATCGGCGCCCGCAAGGAGGCCGCCGGTCGCCTGTACAACGTCGGCGAGTTCGCGGCCGAGGTCACCCTCGCTGCGGTCGAACCGGTGCCCGAGAACAACACCCGATACGTCGGGGACGTCACGGACTTCCTCGGCTCCAAGTAG
- a CDS encoding NfeD family protein: MPIDFLVNYAWVIWLALILVFLVIEIFTLDFTFLMLAVGSAGGLVASFLPIPFWLQVIIVAVLAVLLIFAVRPPLLRRLRHGEDPTLSNLDALIGMGGTVATDFVDGSGYVKLANGETWTSRLSPISEGATLESGHKVSVISIDGATAVVAPVERIAL, encoded by the coding sequence ATGCCCATTGACTTCCTGGTGAATTACGCGTGGGTGATCTGGTTGGCTCTGATCCTCGTGTTCCTGGTCATCGAGATCTTCACCCTCGACTTCACCTTCCTGATGCTCGCCGTCGGAAGCGCCGGCGGCCTTGTCGCGAGCTTCCTGCCGATCCCGTTCTGGCTGCAGGTGATCATCGTCGCGGTGCTCGCCGTGCTCCTCATCTTCGCGGTGCGACCCCCGCTTCTGCGCCGTTTGCGGCACGGTGAGGACCCGACGCTCAGCAACCTCGACGCCCTCATCGGCATGGGCGGCACGGTCGCCACCGATTTCGTCGATGGATCCGGCTACGTCAAGCTCGCCAACGGCGAGACTTGGACCTCCCGCCTCTCCCCGATCTCCGAGGGCGCGACCCTCGAGTCCGGCCACAAAGTCTCCGTCATCTCCATCGATGGGGCGACAGCCGTTGTCGCTCCCGTAGAAAGGATCGCCCTGTGA
- a CDS encoding SPFH domain-containing protein, with the protein MVLLLFLVVVAIFVLSILFKSIRIIPQASAGVVERLGRYHKTLMPGLNILIPFIDRLRPLIDMREQVVSFPPQPVITEDNLVVSIDTVVYFQVTDARAATYEIANYLGAVEQLTTTTLRNVVGSLNLEEALTSRDNINGQLRIVLDEATGKWGVRVGRVELKAIDPPLSIQDSMEKQMRAERDRRAQILTAEGTKQAAILQAEGSRQASILEAEGEAQAAVLRANGEAQAIATVFGAIHAGDPDSKLLAYQYLQMLPKIAEGESNKLWIIPTELTEALKGITAGFMSGPKGPGAVS; encoded by the coding sequence ATAGTCCTGCTGCTGTTCCTGGTCGTCGTCGCGATCTTCGTGCTGTCGATTCTGTTCAAGTCGATCCGCATCATCCCGCAGGCCAGCGCCGGCGTGGTCGAGCGCCTCGGCAGGTACCACAAGACACTCATGCCGGGCCTGAACATCCTGATTCCGTTCATCGATCGCCTGCGGCCGCTCATCGACATGCGCGAGCAGGTCGTCTCCTTCCCGCCGCAGCCCGTCATCACCGAAGACAACCTGGTCGTCTCGATCGACACGGTCGTCTACTTCCAGGTGACGGATGCGCGTGCCGCCACCTACGAGATCGCCAACTACCTCGGCGCGGTCGAGCAGCTGACCACGACCACTCTCCGTAACGTCGTCGGTAGCCTCAACCTCGAGGAGGCCCTGACGAGCCGCGACAACATCAACGGCCAGCTGCGCATCGTTCTCGATGAGGCGACCGGCAAGTGGGGTGTTCGCGTCGGACGTGTCGAGCTCAAGGCGATCGATCCGCCCCTCTCCATCCAGGACTCGATGGAGAAGCAGATGCGCGCCGAGCGTGACCGTCGCGCCCAGATCCTGACCGCGGAGGGCACCAAGCAGGCCGCCATCCTGCAGGCCGAGGGATCCCGACAGGCGTCGATCCTCGAGGCCGAGGGTGAGGCGCAGGCCGCCGTTCTGCGCGCAAACGGTGAGGCCCAGGCCATCGCGACGGTATTCGGTGCCATCCACGCCGGTGACCCCGACAGCAAACTGCTTGCATACCAGTACCTGCAGATGCTCCCGAAGATCGCCGAGGGCGAGTCCAACAAGCTCTGGATCATCCCGACCGAACTCACCGAAGCACTCAAGGGCATCACCGCCGGCTTTATGTCCGGGCCGAAGGGACCCGGCGCCGTCTCCTAA
- a CDS encoding glycerophosphodiester phosphodiesterase family protein — MPQRYFDLATPRVLAHRGLALEAPENTLLSFAAALGLGIEFIETDVHASSDGFAVVSHDSELRRVADRAGVVADFPMAQLRKVDLGESQGFCSLAEALDTFPETRFNIDVKSADAIEPTARAVREANAIGRVLITSFNERRRRETVRLLPGVATSASAPIFASALLAAKAGATPLLRRILRDIDALQVPERALGLAVTTERMIRLFHSAGVEVHIWTINDPLAMHRLLDLGVDGIVTDRADLALAVLSERRG, encoded by the coding sequence GTGCCGCAGCGCTACTTCGACCTCGCGACGCCTCGGGTGCTCGCCCATAGGGGGTTGGCGCTCGAGGCTCCCGAGAACACTCTCCTGAGCTTTGCCGCCGCCCTCGGGCTCGGCATCGAATTCATCGAGACGGACGTGCACGCGAGCAGTGACGGGTTCGCCGTGGTCAGTCACGATAGCGAGTTGCGCCGTGTTGCGGACCGTGCGGGCGTCGTCGCCGACTTCCCGATGGCGCAGCTGCGCAAGGTGGACCTCGGCGAGTCCCAGGGCTTCTGCTCGCTCGCCGAGGCCCTCGACACCTTTCCCGAGACCCGGTTCAACATCGACGTGAAGTCGGCGGACGCGATCGAGCCGACTGCGCGGGCCGTCCGCGAGGCGAATGCCATCGGCAGGGTGCTCATCACCTCGTTCAATGAGCGGCGTCGCCGCGAGACCGTGCGGCTGCTTCCCGGCGTCGCGACTTCGGCATCCGCCCCGATCTTCGCTTCAGCACTCCTCGCGGCCAAGGCAGGTGCCACTCCCCTGCTGCGGCGCATCCTGCGCGACATCGACGCCCTGCAGGTGCCTGAGCGTGCCCTGGGTCTCGCCGTGACGACCGAGAGGATGATCCGGCTCTTCCATTCCGCCGGCGTCGAGGTGCACATCTGGACGATCAACGACCCGCTCGCGATGCACCGTCTGCTCGATCTCGGCGTTGACGGGATCGTGACGGACCGAGCCGACCTCGCCCTCGCCGTACTCTCGGAACGCCGCGGCTGA
- a CDS encoding RNA polymerase-binding protein RbpA, translating to MADRSLRGMRLGTQSLQSEVGVEFSPRKKSTYRTAGGETFDVVFAADAEVPGVWESAKSGQEGVLLDSDGVAVESEEVETKIPRSHWDMLLERRTRAELEELLQERLDFLRARRGQQKIGA from the coding sequence ATGGCGGACCGTAGTTTGCGCGGCATGAGACTCGGAACCCAGAGCTTACAGAGCGAAGTTGGCGTCGAGTTTTCCCCGCGAAAGAAGAGCACCTACCGCACGGCCGGAGGCGAGACATTCGATGTCGTCTTCGCAGCCGACGCCGAAGTTCCGGGAGTGTGGGAGTCTGCGAAGAGCGGCCAGGAGGGTGTCCTCCTCGACAGCGACGGCGTAGCCGTCGAGTCGGAAGAGGTGGAGACCAAGATCCCGCGTAGTCACTGGGACATGCTTCTCGAGCGTCGCACCCGTGCGGAACTCGAAGAGCTTCTTCAGGAGCGACTGGACTTCCTGCGCGCGAGGCGCGGACAGCAGAAAATCGGCGCCTGA
- the lnt gene encoding apolipoprotein N-acyltransferase yields the protein MPDAVTLPKPLLPLWGAILVALGAGPVLDDGFPDGNLWPLTLVGIALVLVTLVGRSAWGSLLVGLVGGLSFYLVHIEWAALFLGLVPMTALATLESLFFSVGALLITLAYRWLPLLWSGAAGRLGMLPLAIAGLWTAREAIASVWPYGGFAWGRVSLSQSQSPLADLFSWVGVSGVSFLMVWVVALAVEAVRFGDAPRLLRCTLAVGAASLVLIVPVLPPATDGTLRVLAVQGNGKAGYFDERQQGDLLQAQLDATAPFIGEDVDVVVWPESGTDIDPLRSAAVARALDQVSESFDAPLVTGVIQARGEQIFNSSVVWNAGEGIGDTYDKRHPVPFGEYVPDRAFWRPFAPDLIDLIGRDYTPGTSDAVVDLGGVIAGLNICFDIVDDQLMTETVRDGAQLVFAQSNNADFGAVRAGVQYFTDESVQQLAIARIRALELGRSVVVISTVGTSEIIGPDGVTLDSLPIYTPGGMVTEVPLSSAVTPAVALGRGIEWLVSGFGLAALLVAGAASRRRRAA from the coding sequence GTGCCCGACGCAGTAACCCTCCCGAAGCCTCTTCTGCCGCTGTGGGGCGCGATCCTCGTCGCCCTGGGCGCCGGTCCCGTGCTCGACGACGGCTTCCCGGACGGCAACCTCTGGCCGCTCACCCTCGTCGGCATCGCACTGGTGCTCGTCACCCTCGTGGGCCGCTCGGCGTGGGGGAGCCTGCTGGTCGGGCTCGTCGGCGGCCTCTCGTTCTATCTTGTGCATATCGAGTGGGCGGCGCTCTTCCTCGGCCTCGTGCCCATGACGGCCCTCGCCACCCTCGAGTCTCTGTTCTTCTCGGTGGGTGCGCTGCTCATCACCCTCGCGTACCGCTGGCTGCCCCTGCTCTGGTCCGGCGCCGCGGGCCGGCTCGGGATGCTCCCACTCGCCATCGCCGGACTCTGGACGGCTCGCGAGGCGATCGCGAGCGTCTGGCCCTACGGCGGATTCGCCTGGGGACGGGTGTCCCTCTCCCAGTCGCAGAGCCCGCTCGCCGACCTGTTCTCCTGGGTCGGCGTCTCGGGCGTGAGCTTCCTGATGGTCTGGGTGGTCGCCCTCGCGGTCGAGGCCGTGCGCTTCGGCGACGCGCCCCGCCTGCTGCGGTGTACGCTCGCGGTGGGTGCGGCATCCCTCGTGCTCATTGTGCCCGTGCTGCCGCCGGCGACCGACGGCACGCTGCGGGTGCTGGCCGTGCAGGGCAACGGCAAGGCCGGCTACTTCGACGAGCGGCAGCAGGGCGACCTGCTGCAGGCCCAGCTCGACGCCACGGCGCCGTTCATCGGCGAGGACGTCGATGTGGTCGTCTGGCCCGAGTCCGGCACCGACATCGATCCGTTGCGCTCGGCGGCCGTGGCAAGAGCGCTCGACCAGGTGAGCGAGTCGTTCGACGCGCCGCTCGTGACCGGGGTCATCCAGGCGCGCGGCGAGCAGATCTTCAACAGCTCGGTGGTGTGGAACGCCGGCGAGGGCATCGGCGACACCTACGACAAACGTCATCCCGTGCCGTTCGGTGAATACGTGCCGGACCGTGCTTTCTGGCGACCGTTCGCGCCCGACCTGATCGACCTCATCGGTCGGGATTACACGCCCGGCACCTCGGACGCCGTCGTCGACCTCGGCGGAGTGATCGCCGGCCTCAACATCTGCTTCGACATCGTCGACGACCAGCTCATGACCGAAACCGTTCGGGATGGCGCCCAACTCGTCTTCGCCCAGTCGAACAACGCCGACTTCGGCGCGGTACGCGCGGGCGTGCAGTACTTCACCGACGAGAGCGTGCAGCAGCTCGCCATCGCGCGCATCCGCGCCCTCGAACTGGGACGCAGCGTCGTGGTGATCTCCACGGTCGGCACGAGCGAGATCATCGGGCCGGACGGCGTGACGCTCGACTCACTGCCGATCTACACACCGGGCGGCATGGTCACGGAGGTGCCGCTCAGCAGCGCTGTGACGCCCGCTGTGGCCCTCGGACGCGGTATCGAGTGGCTGGTGTCGGGATTCGGCCTGGCCGCCCTGCTCGTCGCAGGGGCCGCCTCACGTCGCCGTCGAGCGGCCTGA